From a region of the Butyrivibrio sp. AE3004 genome:
- the proS gene encoding proline--tRNA ligase translates to MAQDGKKLVSEITSMDEDFTQWYTDVVTKAGLISYSNIKGFMVIKPAGYAIWELIQKHLDERFKKTGVTNAYLPMLIPESLLQKEKDHVEGFAPEVAWVTHGGTEPLTERYCVRPTSETLFCDYYKGEIHSYKDLPQVLNQWCSVVRWEKETRPFLRSREFLWQEGHTAHATFEEAEERTQQMLNVYADFLAEDMAIPVIKGQKTEKEKFAGAEATYTVEALMHDGRALQSATSHNFGDGFAKAFEIQYAGKDNKLHHVFQTSWGATTRLIGAMIMVHGDNSGLVLPPRIAPVQVMIVPIQQKKEGVLEAAGKMLEALGDFRAKLDDSDRSPGYKFSDQEMRGIPLRIEIGPKDIEAGKCVLVRRDTSEKIECPIDEVAAKVGELLPKIQNDMYERAKNHLDTHTFSATSKEEFEEAFKETKGFVKAMWCGDRACEDKIKEDYSVTSRCIPFEQEKLSGTCVCCGKPATKMVYWGRAY, encoded by the coding sequence ATGGCACAGGATGGAAAGAAACTTGTATCAGAGATAACCTCGATGGATGAGGATTTCACACAATGGTACACGGACGTAGTTACAAAGGCAGGGCTTATCAGCTATTCAAACATTAAGGGCTTCATGGTTATAAAGCCTGCAGGATACGCCATTTGGGAGCTGATTCAGAAGCATCTGGATGAGCGTTTTAAGAAGACAGGTGTAACGAATGCTTATCTGCCTATGTTGATCCCGGAATCTCTTCTTCAGAAGGAGAAGGATCACGTTGAAGGTTTCGCTCCGGAAGTGGCATGGGTTACACATGGCGGAACAGAGCCTCTTACTGAGAGATACTGTGTTCGCCCTACATCAGAGACACTTTTCTGTGATTACTACAAGGGAGAAATCCATTCTTACAAAGACCTTCCTCAGGTACTTAACCAGTGGTGCAGTGTAGTACGCTGGGAGAAGGAGACAAGACCTTTCCTTCGTTCAAGAGAGTTCCTTTGGCAGGAGGGACATACAGCTCATGCCACATTTGAGGAAGCTGAGGAGAGGACGCAGCAGATGCTGAACGTATATGCTGATTTCCTCGCGGAGGACATGGCAATACCGGTAATCAAGGGACAAAAGACCGAGAAAGAAAAATTTGCCGGTGCGGAAGCTACCTATACTGTTGAGGCACTTATGCACGACGGACGTGCTCTTCAGTCTGCAACAAGCCATAATTTTGGTGATGGCTTTGCAAAGGCTTTTGAGATCCAGTATGCAGGAAAAGATAATAAACTTCATCACGTATTCCAGACATCATGGGGTGCAACAACAAGACTTATCGGAGCGATGATCATGGTTCATGGCGACAATTCAGGTCTTGTGCTTCCTCCAAGAATTGCTCCCGTACAGGTTATGATCGTTCCTATTCAGCAGAAGAAGGAAGGTGTTCTTGAGGCTGCAGGTAAGATGCTTGAAGCCCTAGGGGATTTCAGAGCAAAGCTTGATGACTCCGATAGAAGTCCGGGATACAAGTTCTCAGATCAGGAGATGAGAGGTATTCCGCTCAGAATCGAGATTGGACCCAAGGATATCGAGGCTGGCAAGTGCGTACTTGTAAGAAGAGATACATCCGAAAAGATTGAGTGTCCTATTGATGAGGTTGCAGCTAAGGTTGGTGAGCTCCTTCCTAAAATTCAGAACGATATGTACGAAAGAGCTAAGAATCACCTTGATACTCATACATTTTCAGCTACAAGCAAGGAAGAGTTTGAGGAGGCATTTAAGGAAACCAAGGGCTTTGTAAAAGCAATGTGGTGTGGTGACAGAGCCTGTGAGGATAAGATAAAGGAAGACTACTCTGTAACAAGCAGATGTATTCCTTTCGAACAGGAAAAACTTTCAGGAACCTGTGTATGCTGCGGAAAGCCTGCTACAAAGATGGTTTACTGGGGAAGAGCATATTAA